Sequence from the Deltaproteobacteria bacterium genome:
CTCGGTGCTGCCGGCGACGTAGTCGAACAGTGTGAGCCCCCGCCGGTACCGCGCCGTCGGATCGTTGTAGCCCCACACCACGAGGGTGGGTGTCTTGAGGCGCCCCTCCTGCATCCACTGGAGGCATTCCTCCTTGTCGAGGACGAGGTTGCGCATGAACAGCTTCAATCCCCCGCCGTTCATCGCCCGCACGGATTCCTGGTACTTCGGCAGTTCGGATATCTCCACCGCCGCGTCGATCCAGCCTTCCGTTATGTGCCCGGTACCGTGGGAGTAGTGCTCCACGACCCAGCGCTGGCTTTCCCGGCTCAGGTACGGCTCGGGCCGCGCCGCCATCACCTTCTCGGTAAGCGAGGGCCCCGGCGACAGGGTGCCGCTGTCCACGATGATGCAGGACTTGACGATCTCCGGATGCAGCAGCGTGAGCCGCGCGACCACGTAGCCGCCGCGCGAGTGCCCGCACAGGTGCACGTCCCGGAGCCCCATGGCCTTGAGGAAGCCGTGGGCGTGCTCCACCACCGCGGCGGGCGTATAGTCCTCGTTGGTCCTGGGATTGTCCGTGTGTCCCTGGCCGAGCTTGTCCACGGCGATGACCCGGAACGACTCGGCCAACCGATCGAAGTTCAGTTCCCAATCGAGGGCGCTGTCGCACGCGTCGGTGGTGCCGAAGTGGCTGCCGTGCCACAGCACCAGCGGCTCCCCCGTCCCCTGCTCGAAGTAACGTGTCCGGACCCCGTCCACGTCGATGAACTTCTCGTCGGTCATTGGCATGTCGTTACCTCGTGTTTGTCGCGCGAACAGCCGCGGCAAGGCCTGCCGGTCAAAGACGCTGCCGCGCTCCGGCGTCAGCGCTGCAACGCCATGAACAGGAACACCTTGGCCGCCTCCACCACGCTCTTGAGGGGCACCAGATCGTTGTCCGTGTGTTGGAAGCGGACGGCGCGGGAACCGTAGTTCACGGCCTCGATGCCGCGTACGTTGAGCAGGCCGGTGTCGTTGGCCGCGGTGGAGAAGCTGTATTCCGGCTCCCGCCCCAGCATGGTGCGGATGGCGTCGCCGAGAGCCACCACCACGCCCGCGTCCTTCCCCACCTCGCACGGGTACATGAACTCTTCCTTCTCCAGCGCGATCTCGTAGGGCTCGATCTCCCCGATGGCCTCGGCAAGCTGCCGCACGGCGCGGTCGGCGTCGTCCCCCGGCAGCAGCCGCCGGTCCATGCGGATGCGGCATTCGCCGGGAATGGTGTGCGTCGACTTGGGGAAGCTCTCGATGGCGGTGGGCGTGAGCGACACCCCGCCCAGCTCCGGGTGGCTCTTGTCCTCGGGATAAGGCATCAGCGGCGCCAACCGTTCCAGCACCTTGACCGCGCCGTCCACCGCGTTGATGCCGTCCCAGGGACGGCTGCTGTGGGCCTGGCGTCCGCGCACGACGATGCGCACGTCGATGCGCCCCTTGTTGCCCAACTGGATCTCGGGCGGGCCGTCGATGAGGCCCCAGCGCGCGTCGACGGCGCCGCTCGACAGCACGTAGTCCAGGGACTCGTGCTTGCCGCTCTCGCCCGCGGTGCTGGTGACGAAGTAGAGGTCGCCGGGCAGCTCCCAGCCGCTCCGGGCCAGGCACTTCACCGCGCTCAGCATCGCCGCCAGACTGCCCTTCTGCTCGCACGCGCCCCGGCCCCAGCCGCACGGCCCTTCGAGCCCGTAGGGCGCGCCGTCCACCATCTCCCCGGAATACGGGTTCGGCATGGTGCTGGGCGCGGCGTTCATGGCATAGGACACGAGCACCAGACCCGGCGCCGCGCCCGCGCCCGGCAGGCGCGCGATGAGGTTGCCCATGCCGTCGATGGCGGCCTCGATGCCCTCGGCCTCAAGCTCGGGCCGCACCACGTCGCGGATCAGGGCGAGCACCTGCGGCTCCTTCTCCAGCAGCTCCGTCTGCGGGCTGGACGTCCGGAGCAGCTTTACCAGCAGGCGCTCGACCTCGTCGGGGTCCAGCCCTTGCTCGATGCGTTCCCTGGCTTCGTTCGGGTCCATGACCTGCCGCTCTCCCCTAGATCTCCACCTCGGTGCCCACGCCCCGTTCCCGCGCGCGCCGGTAGACCAGGCTCGCCGCGGCCACGTCCTGCGCGGCGATACCCACCGACTTGTACAGGGTGATCTCGTCCTCGCTCGTGCGGCCGGGCTTGGCGCCGGCGAGCACCTCGCCGATCTCGCCGCGCACGTGGTCCGGCGCAATGGAGCCTTCCTTGAGCGCCAGCAGGATGTCCCCGCACTCACTGTGGATGGCGTCCATCGAGTCCACCACCACGGTGGATCGCTTCACCGTGTCGCCGCCCATCTCCCGCGCCTCGGGCCGGTGCGAGCCCACGGCGTTGATGTGGACGCCGGGCTTGAGCCAGCCGGCATTGAGGATGGGTTCGGCCGCGTCGGTCACCGCGGTCAGGATGTCCGCCCCCCGCACCACGGCCTCGGCCGACTCCTGGGGCTGGATGGGGAAGCCCAGTTCGTCCTCCAGCTCTTCCCGGACATAGATGGCGTTGACGCGCGACGGGCTCCAGATGAGCACCCGTTCGATGGAACGCACCCGGCTCAGCGCGCGGATGTGGGTGCGCGCCTGGGTGCCCGCGCCGAGGATTCCCAGCACCGGCGCCTCCGTGCGCGCCAGCGCCTTGGTGGCCATGGCGGACGCGCACGCGGTGCGGATGGCGGTGATGTAGACGCCGTCCATCAGCACCTCGATCTTGCCGGTCTCCGCGCTGTAGAGCGAGATGGTGGCGAGGATGGGCGGCAACCCCTGCTTCGGGTTGTCGCGGAAGTAGGAGATGATCTTGATCCCCAGCGCCTTCCCCTCGCTCATGAACGCCGGCATGCTCGTGATGCGCCCCTGGATCTCGGGCAACGGCACCACCAGCCGCACCGGCATCACCACCCGGCCCGCGGAGAACTGGATATGCGCCTGCTCCAGCGCGGCGATCAGCTCGTCGAGGTCGAGCAGGTCCCTTACCTGCGTTTCCGATATCACCAACATGATTCTTCCCGTGTCGACGAAGGCCTTCCCGCGTCAAAGATTGGAGTGAAAGAATGACATAACGGGCCGTGCCGTCGATTGCAACGACACGCCGGATCGTCGTTGCCGTCCGCCGGCCGCCGTTTCCC
This genomic interval carries:
- a CDS encoding alpha/beta hydrolase; the protein is MPMTDEKFIDVDGVRTRYFEQGTGEPLVLWHGSHFGTTDACDSALDWELNFDRLAESFRVIAVDKLGQGHTDNPRTNEDYTPAAVVEHAHGFLKAMGLRDVHLCGHSRGGYVVARLTLLHPEIVKSCIIVDSGTLSPGPSLTEKVMAARPEPYLSRESQRWVVEHYSHGTGHITEGWIDAAVEISELPKYQESVRAMNGGGLKLFMRNLVLDKEECLQWMQEGRLKTPTLVVWGYNDPTARYRRGLTLFDYVAGSTENAQLHVINKAGHFCYREQPEQFNRAVAGFIESLG
- a CDS encoding ornithine cyclodeaminase family protein yields the protein MLVISETQVRDLLDLDELIAALEQAHIQFSAGRVVMPVRLVVPLPEIQGRITSMPAFMSEGKALGIKIISYFRDNPKQGLPPILATISLYSAETGKIEVLMDGVYITAIRTACASAMATKALARTEAPVLGILGAGTQARTHIRALSRVRSIERVLIWSPSRVNAIYVREELEDELGFPIQPQESAEAVVRGADILTAVTDAAEPILNAGWLKPGVHINAVGSHRPEAREMGGDTVKRSTVVVDSMDAIHSECGDILLALKEGSIAPDHVRGEIGEVLAGAKPGRTSEDEITLYKSVGIAAQDVAAASLVYRRARERGVGTEVEI
- a CDS encoding M20/M25/M40 family metallo-hydrolase, which translates into the protein MDPNEARERIEQGLDPDEVERLLVKLLRTSSPQTELLEKEPQVLALIRDVVRPELEAEGIEAAIDGMGNLIARLPGAGAAPGLVLVSYAMNAAPSTMPNPYSGEMVDGAPYGLEGPCGWGRGACEQKGSLAAMLSAVKCLARSGWELPGDLYFVTSTAGESGKHESLDYVLSSGAVDARWGLIDGPPEIQLGNKGRIDVRIVVRGRQAHSSRPWDGINAVDGAVKVLERLAPLMPYPEDKSHPELGGVSLTPTAIESFPKSTHTIPGECRIRMDRRLLPGDDADRAVRQLAEAIGEIEPYEIALEKEEFMYPCEVGKDAGVVVALGDAIRTMLGREPEYSFSTAANDTGLLNVRGIEAVNYGSRAVRFQHTDNDLVPLKSVVEAAKVFLFMALQR